In one window of Vulpes vulpes isolate BD-2025 chromosome 1, VulVul3, whole genome shotgun sequence DNA:
- the MOCS1 gene encoding molybdenum cofactor biosynthesis protein 1 isoform X3 yields MAARPVSRMLQRVLRSSVRSCSSGAPVTQHRPGERSRTAAEELSRRRQFLREHAVPFSAFLTDSFGRQHSYLRISLTEKCNLRCQYCMPEEGVPLTPKADLLTTEEILTLARLFVKEGVDKIRLTGGEPLIRPDVVDIVAQLHRLEGLRTIGITTNGINLARLLPQLQKAGLSAINISLDTLVPAKFEFIVRRKGFHKVMEGIHKAIELGYSPVKVNCVVMRGLNEDELLNFVALTKGLPLDVRFIEYMPFDGNKWNFKKMVSYKEMLDTLQQQWPELEKLPEEESSTAKAFKIPGFRGQVSFITSMSEHFCGTCNRLRITADGNLKVCLFGSSEVSLRDHLRAGASEEELLRIIGAAVGRKKRQHAGMFSIAQMKNRPMILIGG; encoded by the exons ATGGCGGCGAGGCCGGTGTCCCGGATGCTGCAGCGGGTGCTGAGGTCCAGCGTCCGGAGCTGCAGCTCGGGCGCTCCAGTGACGCAGCACCGCCCGGGGGAGCGCTCCCGAACTGCTGCGGAG GAGCTGTCCAGGCGGAGACAGTTCCTGCGGGAGCACGCGGtccccttctctgccttcctcaccGACAGCTTCGGCCGGCAACACAGCTACCTGCGGATCTCCCTCACCGAGAAGTGCAATCTCAGAT gTCAGTACTGCATGCCTGAGGAGGGTGTCCCACTGACCCCCAAGGCCGACCTGCTGACCACAGAGGAGATCCTGACACTTGCACGGCTCTTTGTGAAGGAAGGTGTAGACAAGATCCGGCTCACAGGGGGAGAGCCGCTCATCCGGCCAGACGTGGTGGACATTGTGG CTCAGCTCCACCGGCTAGAAGGGCTGAGGACCATTGGCATCACCACCAACGGCATCAACCTAGCCCGGCTTCTGCCTCAGCTTCAGAAAGCTGGTCTAAGTGCCATCAACATCAGCCTGGACACCCTGGTACCAGCCAAATTTGAGTTCATTGTTCGCAGGAAAG GCTTCCACAAGGTCATGGAGGGCATCCACAAGGCCATCGAGCTGGGCTATAGCCCTGTGAAG GTGAACTGTGTGGTGATGCGAGGCCTGAACGAGGACGAGCTCCTGAACTTTGTGGCCTTGACCAAGGGCCTCCCCCTGGATGTGCGCTTCATAGAGTACATGCCCTTCGATG GCAACAAATGGAACTTCAAGAAGATGGTTAGCTACAAGGAGATGCTGGACACCCTCCAGCAGCAGTGGCCAGAGCTGGAGAAGCTGCCTGAGGAGGAATCCAGCACAGCCAAG GCCTTTAAAATCCCTGGCTTCCGGGGCCAGGTCAGCTTCATCACATCCATGTCTGAGCATTTCTGTGGAACCTGTAACCGACTACGAATCACAGCTGATGGGAACCTCAAG GTCTGCCTCTTCGGGAGCTCAGAGGTGTCTCTACGGGATCACCTGCGGGCAGGGGCCTCCGAGGAGGAGCTGCTGAGGATCATCGGGGCCGCTGTGGGCAGGAAGAAGCGGCAGCATGCAG GCATGTTCAGTATTGCCCAGATGAAGAACCGGCCCATGATCCTCATCGGTGGGTGA
- the MOCS1 gene encoding molybdenum cofactor biosynthesis protein 1 isoform X2 — translation MAARPVSRMLQRVLRSSVRSCSSGAPVTQHRPGERSRTAAEELSRRRQFLREHAVPFSAFLTDSFGRQHSYLRISLTEKCNLRCQYCMPEEGVPLTPKADLLTTEEILTLARLFVKEGVDKIRLTGGEPLIRPDVVDIVAQLHRLEGLRTIGITTNGINLARLLPQLQKAGLSAINISLDTLVPAKFEFIVRRKGFHKVMEGIHKAIELGYSPVKVNCVVMRGLNEDELLNFVALTKGLPLDVRFIEYMPFDGNKWNFKKMVSYKEMLDTLQQQWPELEKLPEEESSTAKAFKIPGFRGQVSFITSMSEHFCGTCNRLRITADGNLKVCLFGSSEVSLRDHLRAGASEEELLRIIGAAVGRKKRQHAELPLMLQDSPPAIPSISSQHPFHVQGIRHRVSFSNRMSTWWKGCWVSRTPPLGQRWSNSPQRHCSSHLDSDANPKCLSAVSGAPATPSGPLPTSDQLTHVDTEGRAAMVDVGGKPDTERVAVASAVVLLGPVAFKLVQENQLKKGDALVVAQLAGVQAAKLTSQLIPLCHHVALSHVQVRLELDGARHAVGIRASCRAWGPTGVEMEALTAAAVAALTLYDMCKAVSRDIVLGEIKLLSKTGGQRGDFHRT, via the exons ATGGCGGCGAGGCCGGTGTCCCGGATGCTGCAGCGGGTGCTGAGGTCCAGCGTCCGGAGCTGCAGCTCGGGCGCTCCAGTGACGCAGCACCGCCCGGGGGAGCGCTCCCGAACTGCTGCGGAG GAGCTGTCCAGGCGGAGACAGTTCCTGCGGGAGCACGCGGtccccttctctgccttcctcaccGACAGCTTCGGCCGGCAACACAGCTACCTGCGGATCTCCCTCACCGAGAAGTGCAATCTCAGAT gTCAGTACTGCATGCCTGAGGAGGGTGTCCCACTGACCCCCAAGGCCGACCTGCTGACCACAGAGGAGATCCTGACACTTGCACGGCTCTTTGTGAAGGAAGGTGTAGACAAGATCCGGCTCACAGGGGGAGAGCCGCTCATCCGGCCAGACGTGGTGGACATTGTGG CTCAGCTCCACCGGCTAGAAGGGCTGAGGACCATTGGCATCACCACCAACGGCATCAACCTAGCCCGGCTTCTGCCTCAGCTTCAGAAAGCTGGTCTAAGTGCCATCAACATCAGCCTGGACACCCTGGTACCAGCCAAATTTGAGTTCATTGTTCGCAGGAAAG GCTTCCACAAGGTCATGGAGGGCATCCACAAGGCCATCGAGCTGGGCTATAGCCCTGTGAAG GTGAACTGTGTGGTGATGCGAGGCCTGAACGAGGACGAGCTCCTGAACTTTGTGGCCTTGACCAAGGGCCTCCCCCTGGATGTGCGCTTCATAGAGTACATGCCCTTCGATG GCAACAAATGGAACTTCAAGAAGATGGTTAGCTACAAGGAGATGCTGGACACCCTCCAGCAGCAGTGGCCAGAGCTGGAGAAGCTGCCTGAGGAGGAATCCAGCACAGCCAAG GCCTTTAAAATCCCTGGCTTCCGGGGCCAGGTCAGCTTCATCACATCCATGTCTGAGCATTTCTGTGGAACCTGTAACCGACTACGAATCACAGCTGATGGGAACCTCAAG GTCTGCCTCTTCGGGAGCTCAGAGGTGTCTCTACGGGATCACCTGCGGGCAGGGGCCTCCGAGGAGGAGCTGCTGAGGATCATCGGGGCCGCTGTGGGCAGGAAGAAGCGGCAGCATGCAG AGTTACCTTTGATGCTCCAAGATTCCCCACCAGCCATTCCAAGCATTTCCTCCCAGCACCCCTTTCACGTTCAGGGTATAAGACACAGAGTGAGTTTCTCCAACCGGATGTCGACTTGGTGGAAAGGATGCTGGGTCTCCCGGACCCCTCCTCTGGGCCAACGGTGGTCCAACTCCCCTCAGAGACACTGCAGTTCCCACCTAGACTCAGATGCCAACCCAAAGTGCCTTAGTGCAGTGTCCGGGGCTCCTGCCACCCCCTCAGGACCCCTGCCAACCTCGGACCAACTAACCCATGTGGACACAGAAGGACGGGCAGCTATGGTAGATGTGGGTGGGAAGCCAGACACAGAGCGGGTGGCTGTGGCCTCAGCCGTGGTCCTCCTGGGGCCTGTGGCCTTCAAGCTTGTCCAGGAGAACCAGCTAAAGAAGGGGGATGCCCTGGTGGTGGCCCAGCTGGCCGGAGTCCAGGCGGCCAAGCTGACTAGCCAGCTGATCCCTCTGTGCCACCACGTGGCCCTGAGCCATGTCCAGGTACGGCTGGAACTGGATGGTGCACGCCATGCCGTGGGGATCCGAGCATCTTGCCGGGCTTGGGGCCCTACCGGGGTGGAGATGGAAGCCCTGACCGCGGCTGCCGTGGCCGCCCTCACCCTATACGACATGTGCAAGGCTGTCAGCAGAGACATTGTGTTGGGTGAGATCAAGCTCCTTAGCAAGACTGGGGGTCAGCGGGGGGACTTCCATCGGACTTAG
- the MOCS1 gene encoding molybdenum cofactor biosynthesis protein 1 isoform X1 — MAARPVSRMLQRVLRSSVRSCSSGAPVTQHRPGERSRTAAEELSRRRQFLREHAVPFSAFLTDSFGRQHSYLRISLTEKCNLRCQYCMPEEGVPLTPKADLLTTEEILTLARLFVKEGVDKIRLTGGEPLIRPDVVDIVAQLHRLEGLRTIGITTNGINLARLLPQLQKAGLSAINISLDTLVPAKFEFIVRRKGFHKVMEGIHKAIELGYSPVKVNCVVMRGLNEDELLNFVALTKGLPLDVRFIEYMPFDGNKWNFKKMVSYKEMLDTLQQQWPELEKLPEEESSTAKAFKIPGFRGQVSFITSMSEHFCGTCNRLRITADGNLKVCLFGSSEVSLRDHLRAGASEEELLRIIGAAVGRKKRQHAGMFSIAQMKNRPMILIELPLMLQDSPPAIPSISSQHPFHVQGIRHRVSFSNRMSTWWKGCWVSRTPPLGQRWSNSPQRHCSSHLDSDANPKCLSAVSGAPATPSGPLPTSDQLTHVDTEGRAAMVDVGGKPDTERVAVASAVVLLGPVAFKLVQENQLKKGDALVVAQLAGVQAAKLTSQLIPLCHHVALSHVQVRLELDGARHAVGIRASCRAWGPTGVEMEALTAAAVAALTLYDMCKAVSRDIVLGEIKLLSKTGGQRGDFHRT, encoded by the exons ATGGCGGCGAGGCCGGTGTCCCGGATGCTGCAGCGGGTGCTGAGGTCCAGCGTCCGGAGCTGCAGCTCGGGCGCTCCAGTGACGCAGCACCGCCCGGGGGAGCGCTCCCGAACTGCTGCGGAG GAGCTGTCCAGGCGGAGACAGTTCCTGCGGGAGCACGCGGtccccttctctgccttcctcaccGACAGCTTCGGCCGGCAACACAGCTACCTGCGGATCTCCCTCACCGAGAAGTGCAATCTCAGAT gTCAGTACTGCATGCCTGAGGAGGGTGTCCCACTGACCCCCAAGGCCGACCTGCTGACCACAGAGGAGATCCTGACACTTGCACGGCTCTTTGTGAAGGAAGGTGTAGACAAGATCCGGCTCACAGGGGGAGAGCCGCTCATCCGGCCAGACGTGGTGGACATTGTGG CTCAGCTCCACCGGCTAGAAGGGCTGAGGACCATTGGCATCACCACCAACGGCATCAACCTAGCCCGGCTTCTGCCTCAGCTTCAGAAAGCTGGTCTAAGTGCCATCAACATCAGCCTGGACACCCTGGTACCAGCCAAATTTGAGTTCATTGTTCGCAGGAAAG GCTTCCACAAGGTCATGGAGGGCATCCACAAGGCCATCGAGCTGGGCTATAGCCCTGTGAAG GTGAACTGTGTGGTGATGCGAGGCCTGAACGAGGACGAGCTCCTGAACTTTGTGGCCTTGACCAAGGGCCTCCCCCTGGATGTGCGCTTCATAGAGTACATGCCCTTCGATG GCAACAAATGGAACTTCAAGAAGATGGTTAGCTACAAGGAGATGCTGGACACCCTCCAGCAGCAGTGGCCAGAGCTGGAGAAGCTGCCTGAGGAGGAATCCAGCACAGCCAAG GCCTTTAAAATCCCTGGCTTCCGGGGCCAGGTCAGCTTCATCACATCCATGTCTGAGCATTTCTGTGGAACCTGTAACCGACTACGAATCACAGCTGATGGGAACCTCAAG GTCTGCCTCTTCGGGAGCTCAGAGGTGTCTCTACGGGATCACCTGCGGGCAGGGGCCTCCGAGGAGGAGCTGCTGAGGATCATCGGGGCCGCTGTGGGCAGGAAGAAGCGGCAGCATGCAG GCATGTTCAGTATTGCCCAGATGAAGAACCGGCCCATGATCCTCATCG AGTTACCTTTGATGCTCCAAGATTCCCCACCAGCCATTCCAAGCATTTCCTCCCAGCACCCCTTTCACGTTCAGGGTATAAGACACAGAGTGAGTTTCTCCAACCGGATGTCGACTTGGTGGAAAGGATGCTGGGTCTCCCGGACCCCTCCTCTGGGCCAACGGTGGTCCAACTCCCCTCAGAGACACTGCAGTTCCCACCTAGACTCAGATGCCAACCCAAAGTGCCTTAGTGCAGTGTCCGGGGCTCCTGCCACCCCCTCAGGACCCCTGCCAACCTCGGACCAACTAACCCATGTGGACACAGAAGGACGGGCAGCTATGGTAGATGTGGGTGGGAAGCCAGACACAGAGCGGGTGGCTGTGGCCTCAGCCGTGGTCCTCCTGGGGCCTGTGGCCTTCAAGCTTGTCCAGGAGAACCAGCTAAAGAAGGGGGATGCCCTGGTGGTGGCCCAGCTGGCCGGAGTCCAGGCGGCCAAGCTGACTAGCCAGCTGATCCCTCTGTGCCACCACGTGGCCCTGAGCCATGTCCAGGTACGGCTGGAACTGGATGGTGCACGCCATGCCGTGGGGATCCGAGCATCTTGCCGGGCTTGGGGCCCTACCGGGGTGGAGATGGAAGCCCTGACCGCGGCTGCCGTGGCCGCCCTCACCCTATACGACATGTGCAAGGCTGTCAGCAGAGACATTGTGTTGGGTGAGATCAAGCTCCTTAGCAAGACTGGGGGTCAGCGGGGGGACTTCCATCGGACTTAG